The genomic interval TATGGTTACCATTTCAGTTGGATGCCTACCTTACAGGACAATATACAGAGTTGTTCAATTTTCTGCATGTTCTTTGATCAgtatttccttttgaaatttGTACAAGTAGGTTCATTGTCTTGCTACGTAATAAAGCAACGATCACCGATTTGAAGGAGCGCTGTTCTGTTTATGCCTGCGTTTTAATCTCTTTCCTCCGCTGGCACTGCCATTCCCTgtggtattattattgtttgagcTGCTGGCAGATGAACTGCGGTACTTGCCACTGCTCTGCTGCTGCTGAGAGTTATACTGGTGGCTCTTGTTGCGATAAGTCCTTGAAGTGACAGGTTGCTGAATGCTTGTGGCCGTTGTCGTGCCCGGGAGCACCTTCGTCACAGAAGGAGACGACGTGGTGGATACGGTGGAGGTGGTTGGCGCAACCTGCGCTTCACTCCTGTGTGTGACCACTACGCTGCTGACGCTCACGCTCTTCAACACATCGCTGTCCTTGTTGGAAGGCTTGGGCTTTGAAGCGACCCCCGTGACGGTGGTATTGGTACTACTTGCTAGCAACACTGCCGATGGTTTGATAATCGGTGGAGTAGCTGTACGTTGTGATGTTGAACTTGATACCATGATAGATGGTGTCATCATACTGGTGCTGGTGACTGTTACTGTAGCATTGATGTGACGTCCAGGAGGAGGCAGGGGTAGTGGCAGGCTCTTCATCATGCTATCTCCACTATCCTTTGAAGAAGCAGATGAATGCTCCGATTCCTgtcaaatatcaacattttgataTTAAGTACTGCACAGAAAACCATTTAAGtgcaatttttttctaaaggGGTCAAGTTTTCAATGGGCTGGTGaccagagcaaaaaaaaaaactgaaatagGCCCACAGCAGTGAATGGTTAGGGAGGTGGCAGTAACATTTCCTACTTCTTGTAATCATTAATGAAGACATTATATTTTACAATAGAAAAACAGAACTCATTGATTTCATGTGAAATACTACACCCCTTCCTTATactaaaatcaacaaaattctGGGTAAAAAATGTCGCAACTTACAGCATCACTGCAGCTTGAAAGATCATCTTGTGAGGAAGGTGAAGACAATGTTCCAGTTGAGTTGACATCGGATTCAGGACTCGTCGGGATCCCAATTACAGGAGGGCTCTCGGGGGATAGCTGCACCTGCTCAGGACCAGCAAGTTTCTGCAACTGAGTTGGGGTGCTTGTGGTGGTAACAGTTGTGGTAGTGGTGGTCGACTCGGTCCTGAGTTCATTCAAACCCTGGCCAGCCAGGGTAACACTCTTGTCCACGCCCCCTTCCTCCGAAGGAATCGGGGAAGGGGAGGAACAACTTGTGGTGGGCGTGGTAGTCCTTGCACTCAAATTATTGTTATTCAGAGTTGTGgggttgttattgttgttgccTTGCTTTTgttgctgttgctgctgctgttgttgctgGTTACTTTGGTTGTCTATCCTCATGGCAGTGTTGTCTGGAAGTGGTAGTTGATTCATAGCAACCATATGAAGGTAATGTAGGCTTGGTATCATGGCAGGTGGTATAAGGTGAGCTACCTTATGATACCAATGTTGCTGGACCCACTGACGATAGGCAACCACCTCATCTGTCACGCGGATGATACGACCAAGGATACTATACAGGACAGACATGAAAGTAGGGTTAGAAAATTGCAAAAATTCAGTGctctttttcattaaaaaatatcccTCAGGGCTTAGATTAATAAAAAATCGTTGAAGGCCATGGTCTTGGATGCCCCACAGATTGGCCTCAACGCCCTCTTATTAGCCTTGATGATTCCTTGTGCCttttcttataatttttttcccaaaaattccTTGGTAGTTCAACAAAGTTGGACTAAACGTTATAATTTGGACAACAACTCTTCTAATTTATCCAATGATTGGATTGCAACTCAAGCAACTGGAATCAAAATGATAGATTCATAATCTGATATGGCCTACCTGTCTGTTTCATCCTCCTGATCTATATGAGGTATTGCAGCTTGACATAGAACCCTATAGGCATAGTGGAAGGCCTGCTTCACAGACATGAATCCATAAGAGTTCTTGGTGATGTCCTGACCTGAATCATATAAGAATAGacatttttcaaaaatcaatttgacagattcaacccccccccccctgagatctcagCCGCCAATCGCGCGAGCGCCggtggtagtgtgcgatgtaatctacaaggctgtatggtaaaattttccaaaataatgagattttattttatatgaattaattatgctaatttatgcataaatcatactttttgctctaattcactaaataaagctcctagaatgttAATTTGGTAAAAacattctttgtagcattcttaacaatggcaattgaaaaaaacttcggtttggaaatcaatttcttatgtattttattgttttatgaatttcttatgtatttctttgtttttcaaccttttgtttttctttgttttttcaccagatttattgcacaacctttttgaagcataattatgctaaaatcaattactttcagctctttaaagtaaaaataatcatatctttatgaataagatgagaaaactcaatttgcattgactttgtacacaaaatcacgttttggaacaatttttggtctgacatgcacttacaaaatgttgcgtaatttcggaaccgcgtacccgggcgtcgtaaatttggtctcaaaagatgcgggagacttaaaagtataaactctgcgagtggcgcggtcaaaaaatttcgcacggaggaatgatcgcagaaaatgttgaggggggggttgattcaacccacCCCCCCGGCAATTTTAGGGTTAAGATTTCAAAGTTGATCTTGCCATCGCTGTCGAAAAAGCGGCACCTATGTCTCGCTTATGCTATgcagacaaaaaaaattgtcattaaaaaaatcacaaccctGCCAGTGGGCGAGTTTGAGCCACTTTCATACCTGGGTTGAGTGGATCCTCGATACATAGCATAGATGTGCGGTAACCCTGAGTCATAGTCCTCTGGGCATCCTCCTTAGAGAAGTAGTAACCTCCATCGTTCACACTGATGCCTGTCTTGAAGTAGTTGAAGTTATTACCATACAGCTCAAAGAACTCAATCAGGAGTACTCCAAGGTTTTCAGGCTCCGGTGGTGCATGCAACTACAAccagaataaaaataaacatcgTTAACAGACCCTTATAAACTAAGGCAAGGTGTATGCGTTATCATCGCTTGCCACCTGTGTATTTTCCTTGAGAGATAGGCTTTGTTGAGCTTTTACCGGCCTCAAGTCTGTGACATCATTCTTTGCTAGAaatgtgattccataggttgaACACAGAAATCTGGATGACTTTTCTTAGCTTTCCACATTACTCATTTGattttcttcacttctatcacatagTGGTATCATAAATAGCTTTTCCTGCATGCTTGAATCAATGAATCCTACAGCTTTGGACTAGTTTTGTTATGCTTTATTTCCCACTTATTTGGTGCAGCTCTCcatgttggctcagttggtagagcgtccgtctcacaaccgggaggtcgggggttcaaaccccggccgcgtcagaccaaaagacgttaaaagatgggagttgctgctaccctgtttggcgttcaacaattaaagggatagagcctcgtcgatctggcgctgcacagtggctgccgggcccacgatcaattgagcaaagcaaattttcggagtatttcatttcatgtctaattcgaacaataaattatggattttcatggattttttcaTCTCTATCTGCATTCAGAATATGTGTAACAGCTTTTCCTGGCATAACAATTTTTGCCAAATGAGAGCCaaacaagaatttttttttaaagtcaagaGCTGCAGATTTCCATCCATTTCAGAACTGAATAATTGTCAGTGCCATTTTCCTCTGAAAATCGTAGGAGGAGGAATTAATGATCTggaaatcaagaaaataattgatcTTTCCTACCTATAAACTTATCATTACAACCATACAGACACAGTATACagtcaaaatcataaaaatcaatgcaAACAAACTGTGCATCGGAAAATCTGCTCATCAAACATTTAGCAGTTTATTACCACGTAATTGCCCAACTTTTCTGCATTACTTCAGTGCATATGTACAGGGCTGTAATTGAAACTCCAGGTTTTTCTCTAGGATTTCCAACATTTAAGCCCTACAACTTCCTCATCACATGTTTTGTGCATGTAAAAGAAGAACACAGAATTAGAAGTTTAGAACCCCAATGCAcatataatttgaatttttgGAATACAGAAATGGGAGACTTTAGGGTTTATGGGAATGGGGAATGGGAGAGGTAGGAGGGGGGTTTTGAGGGGGTAGGAGCGggaggtagggggggggggttgtagctCACCTGGAGGAAACTGACAATCATGAGGATGAGGCTGTATGAGCTGATACCACCTGTCCAAACTTCATTGAGGTCTCTTTGAAGAAGGAATTGCTTCAGCGCAAACACCATGAAAGGCAGGCTAGGAAACTGACAGATAAACTCCTGggggaaaaaatattgtgaggggAAAATTGctgtaattattataaaatttcAAGTGATTGTTGATGCGAAGTTTATGCCATAAATCCACATTGATAGTTTGAATTCTCTCTGAAATCattgtgctattttttttttgcatccaTTATTGCCAGTGTCTGAACTGATCATCCACAACAATTTCTATTTCAAATAGCTTTATCACCTTTGGCCATGCATTAAAACATCATCCTCACATGACAACATACATACATACTGTACAAACcatatttaaaataaacatgataatgcacattattattatttcaataatcacCATGTTTgtcaaataacaattttcaacaatttttttttctccaaatatatcaaaattgtattttatactTCAGACttcaaaatatgcaataaaaaGATGAAGCTAGTCATTTGTTCAACATATTTCTGAAGTTTTTAGAGATGATGGTTGAATAATGAATATCGATAAGGATTGAGTTCTTTCAACTAGAATTACGTGGTATTATATGGTAATTAGATAACAAGTGGTACGCCTCtgacagtctcgcctgcattacgcgatttgatatagcaaaagtgctgactttaaaaacagcaattgaataattattcacaaaagagaacattcatatgaaaatgagatgggattaaaCCAAATGGTAATTCTTTGCTTGACAACTATGGAGTCCATTCATGCATTATGCTTCTTTGACCTCAATACATGtgtgtttaaaatgttaattctAACTTCCTGTAACTTTTTATTGAggcaatcaattaaaaaatggcGATTGGTCATACTGTGAACTTTAATAAACTGGtaagtttgtttaatcccatttcattttcattggtcattcttttgccattttgtgactttggattctgGAACCAATTGATTTGAGGGGCTACAGCCTCTTTGTGATTAAACAAATCTCTTTTTTGACATGTGCTTAATACAGATTATTGAAGCTTGCCTTGCATCAAAATTTcgttcattttgactgagtggaaGATGTGTAGTGCGCTTGTGAAGCTTGATAAGTTTtttttggaacccagtttatgTTAAATGTAATGTATGCATACTGTGTGATGTGATCTTTAACACTGGCCAGGCTTGAGCATAAATGATCATGTCTAGGGAAACATACACTGACGAGCCAGGTTGATTTCCCATGCCTGTCTGAATATCACATTTGCAACAAGAAACCATGTAACATATCACTTGGGCCACACATTCCCCATGTCATACATCATTGTATGTGGCAGCTGAATGTTCACCACTAATAATGGCTCTACATATTTTCTATTCATGTATGTCAAGGGGTGTGTGCATTTCAGGAAATTGATGGTCATTTGCATTGCAAAAATATCTACTAGAAAGGTCCAATTAAAATGAATgctgttatttgttatccttAAATGATGGGTCAATGATCTGTATCctcaaataaaaggaaaaaaaatcccctaTGAACTAACAATACTGTCAGAGCATGTGTTACATGTATCTGTTGATATGCAATTgcaagaaaaatacttcaaaggATAAtaaaactagaaatttgacatgtccaaaggacacagatgcccccgctgaacgtgatcagaaattcattcaatatgattgaactgaATAttgtgcagaaaccaatatgcatatatataatgaacaaatttagacctttgacctaaagacTCACCCTTTCTATAATATCTCTGACGGAAGATATGACAGTCAGGTTATTGTATGTGACCtgactgtattttggtgtcatctacccagacaccaaacatttttaaatatctggtgaatatttctgaagttatcatgcggaaaccaactcgcataatGAACTGTGAaatttgacctgcggactccgaattcgaatttagcctgtattttggtgtcatctacctacacacccaaattttttttaaaatctgttgaatatttcataagttacaatgtatcatgcagaaaccaacttgcatatttaatgagctgtgacctttgacctgcaaaCTTCGatttcgaacttagcctgtagtttggtgtcatctacctacacacccaatttttttttataatctgttgaatatttcatgttatcatgcggaaaccaactcgcatatttaatgagctgtgtgaCCTTCGACCTGCGGACTccaaattcgaacttagcctgtatatgggtgtcatctacctacacacccaaaattTTTTGATCtgatgaatatttcataagttatcatgcggaaaccaactcgcatatttaataacttgtgacctttgacctgcggaatctgaattcgaacttagcctgtattttggtgtcatctacctacactctacacaccaaattttttaaaatccattacatatttttcgagttattgcgcggaaacaaGTGGAGGGacggacagacggacggacaggggcaacgcttaatacCCCCTCCAGACTTcatctgcgggggcataaaaataagatgaatgaatatttactgtacatgttggcttattattgtatttgtacattgtatgtttcaCTTCCATGGAAAATTTTAAATTAGAATTTTAAATGGAGATCTATACATATATAGAAAGCATGCAACATGAGCACACCTCCATTTCTATTCATATTTGAgcataatttttcatttctgGTACTGTGGAAGAAAAGGATCTTGTACGGTACATGTACACAGTCTGCATTATCAACATTTGCGGCATTTCAGAAACCTGCTTAAAGTAATACAGGAATCCAAGAGTATAGACCAAATTAGtcattatgtatatttttaggCCTGAGTCATCCCTGGGTTTTTTTTACCAGTGACCGCCCGGAATTCTTCGGGTCCAGTGGCCAGTGGCccgcaaaaataaagaaattgagtCATGCAAAAATTGAGAAAGTTTGATTACTTCTGCATATAATTACATGAATATGCTGTGCAAATGCTTGTTCTCAGAGTAATGTGCAGTGTATGCCAGTATATTAAAGAAAAGAGATACAACTACTACTTAGGCAttagttcaccctgacaaaaagtttattgtaaaaagagcagaaaaaataacaaaacttaTCGcagaaggtttgagaaaaatccatcaaagaataaaagacTTATTTAATCAGGGAAAAAaactaatcatttttttttcggggactccatttttaattttttgaaaaatttcgGGGGGCTCCAATTTTAcctttcgggggctactttttgcaTTTCGAATAGAATctattcattaataacttaaatatacatgacaatgaagaaatttattggcagttttaaataatattcctgaaatgtaaactctatctgaaacagataatcaccatcattgaggcctttactgagcgaattgtcccccagagctctggcagagagacaagagctcagactggctagctagtacaAGCGCAAGTGCATGCGTGTGTGAGCCTCCCGCTTgccttgtaaaatagatggagctttgtttgaagattaattgtctgatatttacctcatcccctagaCAAATAAAACGAATGATATTTAAGTCATAATTCACAAATAGGGTAAgttattttgaatgataatatgctcagttttgacaagcaaagccaatgacaactcaccaatgcaaGGTTCTGGGATTTATCTCCTGtgtaattcaaattatttcatcacAGAATTGTGCTATCTGTAGGGGAAAtatgtgcattagaaattgcacatggtggtagATATAATGGACCCCTGTACATGCAACTGTTTCCCGACCGTTCTGTTgacttttttttccataccgTGTGTATGGAAAAACATGgttcagaaaaaaagacgcaacttGGGAATTCGAAACTACTAACGGTACTCACTATTTTCAAGGCTTGTTCATGATTTTGAGTGCAaagttttgatgatttttaaatggcAAGTGGAGCTCCAGCATATGGCACTAGGGGGCCGCTGAGTTGTTATCGCTCAGCGATAATTTGGGGGGCGACTTCTAGATTTTATGTCGCCCTGAAAGCATGTTTTTGGGcgatttcgagggcgactttaggcatttccggggcgaattcgcccgccaCCCCCATGTATTTGTTCCCTGTATTtaatagaattttaattatttgatttgtgaaatgaaatgaaatgtcattttctcagaaaactgGAAATGGTTTTTACTTTGCCTCTAGTATATCAATagaaaaatcatttcacacctgttTCTAAAAAAAGTCATCACAAACCACTAAAAAATTTAAATTACCgtaatgcattttatattacataacatatggggcagctgctcgtttatgaaattacaaatccaaaactttaaattctaataactttcttaatcttgaatggattttcctcaaaccttcacccatccatataatttatcatttttcagctgtttttacaacaaacttttttcagctcagggtgaacttcccctttaaagagaaGAGTGGACTCTTTACTCTGCTCCTCTGAGCAATGTGAGGCTGGTGGAACAGACTATTTTTAGTCAAGGCATGCATTCCAGGCTTGTCAGGGAGGATTGGGTTATCATAGCATAGGCCTGGCCAGCAAGCCAGCCAGCCTACCAACCAACCAATGAGCCAGTCAGTCAGACTTGGCCCATTAACACTCCAAGGCAGTTGAGGAAAAGGTCAGACTCGctaagacccctgttacatctgagagattccctacctcgggccggcccggggcctacctcgggtcggaaagaaatcagatgtaaacatcccaaacctacctcgggccaccttttagcgaacctacccgagaccacatccagaggtagtctcgggtaggtattgggccggccccggtccaccgattcgtagatgtaaacgcacacaagctttcgaacctatctcggtccgttcgccagctgtcaaattacgtcatagcgcgcgctatcccctccccagccccgtcgttcttcgaatgttttgcggcatgcgacatgtgaattgtgattgataaagTCTTTGATTTGAGTGGAAAGAAGGAAGCATTTTAAACTTATCCTTTTCAAGTCATCATATCTTCAACGACTGCTGGGATCATCAGCATTCTTCCAGAATCTCGACGAGTGTAACGATATGTAAACAACTTCAATTAGCGCGCGCAAATTATTCAGAACCTAGATCGAGAGTGCCCTTTGTTGTCAGCAATCGGATACCGCTCAAAACCATACCGATAAGGGAGGGAATGAACGCTGTGATGTAAACAGACCACCTTTCGGACTCGGTCCGTTCGCGAAgctaatccaccaataatccagtcaaggttgcaagtggactcggtcgggtctcgggtaggaaactttcagatgtaacaggggccTAAGATGTCATTCAAGGTGCTTTCACACCTTTCTCATCACAAAATTACCAGGTTTTTGCCAGAGTCAAAGCTGGCATCCCCtcgaaagaaaataaatgcaaaacTAAGGGatacttttaaaaatgaaatcaactcTATTGCAAGGATTTATCAAGGTTACAAGGACATTTGTAGTGCAGAACTATgagtacattgtacatgatgATCAATGCATTCCTTGCTATATTTATGATTGCAGGAGTGTTCTTGCTGGATTATAACAAATAGAACTTTTACATGCATCTGGTTTGAAAGGGAGTGAAAGAGAGATCACATTTATCAGGTATTCTATTTTAAGGCCTATACAGTTTCTCATCATTACCTTTTTACTGGAAGGGTGTAAAATTACCTATCATCTAatgatatattatatgaccAGGCTGGTGTGAAAGTAACAACTATCACTGCCATTGATGTCAACTTTGAGCTGATATCAGCAGCTGGGCAGAGTGGATATGATACCATGGCATCCTATCTAAtcatttacattttaaaaatgattgcGACAAGGGAGGGACATTAAATGGGGCATGTGTCTTGTTTTGCTTGGTTTCTTTAATTTGTTACACCCGCCATACAAAGGAAAACAGGAATGTGGCCACTGTAGACAGGTTCTATATCACACAATTCTTTCAAATGGGAGACAACTTCGGTGGCCACAAGGGCAGGTCTATAAAAGTAACACCAAATATTTCACTTAGGTAATGATCACACAGACCATGTCAATTTGTGTATAGTATGTCTACATTCATACGTGCATGTGAAATTTATTACTCAAGGAAAATGTACAAACCTCAATAAGTTTGGCACAGTCAGTCCCTGTTTGCATGTTGAAGCTGATGTCAACACGAACTTTGGTGACATTATCTGTCAACTTCACTATTGGAACctgtggaataaaaaaaattaaagaaaagccaTTATTTTTCTGtccaaatacccccccccctccctgcttCTTTCAAAGAAGCCCTTTAACATacatttattacatgtattatgaaacaGTATTCCCACCCACACAAGACTGGGTTTTCCCACCAACCATGCCAAACCAGCAATAAGATATTGATGTATCTAA from Lytechinus pictus isolate F3 Inbred chromosome 2, Lp3.0, whole genome shotgun sequence carries:
- the LOC129254159 gene encoding terminal nucleotidyltransferase 4A-like codes for the protein MDPRVSWYQPEQLGRATDLWTQIFDSATLTEELQNFHVGDSMSKGGTGSPSPNSRSGAGTRTAPDYIPLNGDNTSHSRKKKGANGFIFGDRQETINRKRKDNLASTYDWNHSGKLRNGGTPWRMPSQRYCGIIGLHHEIIDFYHFMLPRYEEHHMRREVVQRIQGIVRSIWPKAKVEIYGSTRTMLYLPTSDIDLVLFGDIGESPFFRLGNELEKSGIAEQGSIKVLDKASVPIVKLTDNVTKVRVDISFNMQTGTDCAKLIEEFICQFPSLPFMVFALKQFLLQRDLNEVWTGGISSYSLILMIVSFLQLHAPPEPENLGVLLIEFFELYGNNFNYFKTGISVNDGGYYFSKEDAQRTMTQGYRTSMLCIEDPLNPGQDITKNSYGFMSVKQAFHYAYRVLCQAAIPHIDQEDETDSILGRIIRVTDEVVAYRQWVQQHWYHKVAHLIPPAMIPSLHYLHMVAMNQLPLPDNTAMRIDNQSNQQQQQQQQQQKQGNNNNNPTTLNNNNLSARTTTPTTSCSSPSPIPSEEGGVDKSVTLAGQGLNELRTESTTTTTTVTTTSTPTQLQKLAGPEQVQLSPESPPVIGIPTSPESDVNSTGTLSSPSSQDDLSSCSDAESEHSSASSKDSGDSMMKSLPLPLPPPGRHINATVTVTSTSMMTPSIMVSSSTSQRTATPPIIKPSAVLLASSTNTTVTGVASKPKPSNKDSDVLKSVSVSSVVVTHRSEAQVAPTTSTVSTTSSPSVTKVLPGTTTATSIQQPVTSRTYRNKSHQYNSQQQQSSGKYRSSSASSSNNNNTTGNGSASGGKRLKRRHKQNSAPSNR